In Deltaproteobacteria bacterium, a single window of DNA contains:
- a CDS encoding winged helix-turn-helix domain-containing protein yields the protein MWKLLQDFGFSVQSPKRLLANADEEKRQKWLKETYPEIKKKYNMEDDD from the coding sequence GTGTGGAAACTTCTTCAAGATTTTGGATTTTCAGTTCAAAGTCCAAAGAGACTCTTAGCCAATGCAGATGAGGAAAAGAGACAGAAGTGGCTTAAAGAGACTTACCCAGAAATAAAAAAAAAGTACAACATGGAGGATGACGATTAG